A single Anopheles funestus chromosome 2RL, idAnoFuneDA-416_04, whole genome shotgun sequence DNA region contains:
- the LOC125761834 gene encoding tyrosine-protein phosphatase 10D isoform X5: MQSAALERRKKMQPPTQHNHKQRERSGPARKSVEQRGTGRRKIVAPTGSNMRLTSALGVRELFLSTFLVVLVLAQQCNGADLVIEIPGNQGLDDSFYRLDYYPPIGNPASNATIPSRDVGDEIQFTNGLPGTRYNFWLYYTNSTHKDWLTWTVSITTAPDPPANLTVIPRSGKNVIINWSPPAQGNYSSFKLKILGLSDNFATNQTVAIEDNQFQYMVRDLTPGATYQVQAYTLYDGKESVAYTSRNFTTKRYRHKDLLDIKILREPNTPGKFIVWFRNETTLLVLWQPPYPAGIYTHYKVSIEPPDALGSVLYVQKEGEPPGPAQAAFKGLVPGRAYNISVQTMSEDEISLPTTAQYRTVPLRPMNVTFDKKSITENSFKVMWEAPKGTSEFDKYQVSLSTSRRQQAVLRNDNENMAWLEFKENLDPGKTYQVVVKTVSGKVTSWPASGDVTLKPLPVKQLQSSTDSKTGVITISWKPDELSTQDEYRISYHELETNNGDSSTMSTNQTLFALETLLPGRNYSVTVQALSRKMESNETVIFVVTRPSSPIIEDLKSIREGLNISWKSDVNSKQDKYEVTYTRNDTNDGKTVLTTESRLVFTNLYPGAGYEVKVFAVSHGLRSEPHSYFQAVYPNPPRNMTIEKVTSNSVLVHWKPPERSEFTEYSIRYRTESEKQWIRLPSVKATEADVTDMTPGEKYTIQVNTVSYGVESPNPQQVNQTVRPNPVSNIAPLVDSNNITLEFPRPEGRVETYIIHWWPTEQPEQVSMKNFTETSTILPYPGTLSDDEKVVEEPPLVRLLIGDLMSGVMYNFKIQTISYGLTSDLTKLQTRTMPLIQSEVVIVNNMHTRDTVTLSYTPTPQQSSKFDLYRFSLGDPSIPDKEKLANDTDRKVTFTGLTPGRLYNITVWTVSGKVSSQPIQRQDRMFPDPITMLEATSINDTWIALKWDIPKGEYTSFEVQYLMNDSHYVQNYTVNNHITITDLKPHRNYTITVVVRSGTESSVLRVSLPISANFQTKEALPGRMDKFAPVDIQPSEITFEWSLPPNEQNGIIRQFTITYGLDGSQHTQVKDFRPNELRGSIKGLQPGKSYVFRIQAKTAIGYGPEHIWKQKMPILAPPKPETQVVPTEVGSSATTIEIRFRKHYFSDQNGVVTTYTIIIAEDDSKNASGLEMPSWRDVQSYSVWPPYQVIEPYYPFKNSSVEDFTIGTENCDAKKTGYCNGPLKSGTTYKVKVRAFTAPDKFTDTAYSYPIRTALLSVDAQDNTSLIVSITVPLLIIAMLVVLVLFLRRRRHTGRKTTEQRTNDNMSLPDSTIETSRPVLVKNFAEHYRMMSADSDFRFSEEFEELKHVGRDQPCTFADLPCNRPKNRFTNILPYDHSRFKLQPVDDEEGSDYINANYVPGHNSPREFIVTQGPLHSTRDDFWRMCWESNSRAIVMLTRTFEKGREKCDHYWPHDTVPVYYGDIKVTLLNDSHYPDWVITEFMMTRGEQQRIIRHFHFTTWPDFGVPNPPQTLARFVRAFRERVGPDQRPIVVHCSAGVGRSGTFITLDRILQQIQVSDYVDIFGIVWAMRKERVWMVQTEQQYICIHQCLLVVLEGKEGTEREIHDNQGYEETTDESILNQTIYGHLSDSQVRLTSV; this comes from the exons CAATGTAACGGTGCGGATCTTGTTATAGAAATACCGGGCAACCAAGGTTTAGATGATTCATTTTACCGGCTTGACTACTACCCACCGATCGGCAATCCGGCATCGAATGCAACGATACCATCGCGAGACGTCGGTGATGAGATACAGTTCACGAACGGGCTGCCCGGCACGCGTTACAACTTCTGGCTGTACTACACAAACTCCACCCACAAGGACTGGCTGACGTGGACGGTATCGATCACGACGGCACCTGATCCACCGGCCAACCTAACCGTGATACCGCGCAGTGGCAAAAATGTCATCATAAACTGGAGTCCACCGGCGCAGGGCAACTATTCGTCATTTAAGCTGAAGATTCTGGGACTTTCGGACAACTTCGCCACCAACCAGACGGTCGCGATCGAGGACAATCAATTCCAGTATATGGTGCGGGATCTAACGCCCGGTGCCACGTACCAGGTTCAGGCATATACGCTTTACGATGGCAAAGAGTCGGTGGCGTACACGAGCCGCAACTTCACTACGA AGCGCTATCGGCACAAAGATCTGCTGGACATTAAGATTCTGCGAG AGCCTAATACGCCGGGAAAGTTTATCGTGTGGTTCCGTAATGAAACAACGCTGCTGGTACTGTGGCAACCGCCCTATCCGGCCGGGATATACACCCACTACAAGGTATCGATCGAACCACCGGATGCACTCGGCAGTGTGCTGTACGTGCAGAAGGAAGGTGAACCGCCCGGTCCGGCGCAAGCAGCCTTCAAAGGACTCGTACCGGGCAGAGCCTACAACATATCCGTGCAAACAATGTCTGAAGATGAGATATCGCTACCGACCACCGCACAGTACCGTACCGTCCCGTTACGCCCGATGAATGTAACGTTCGACAAAAAGTCCATCACAGAAAACTCGTTCAAAGTGATGTGGGAAGCGCCAAAGGGCACAAGCGAGTTCGACAAATATCAGGTCTCACTGTCCACGTCCCGGCGGCAGCAAGCCGTTCTGCGAAATGACAATGAAAATATGGCATGGCTAGAGTTCAAGGAAAATCTCGACCCGGGCAAAACGTACCAGGTGGTGGTGAAGACCGTTTCGGGGAAGGTAACGTCCTGGCCCGCCAGCGGTGACGTTACGCTGAAACCGCTCCCCGTGAAGCAATTGCAATCGTCCACCGATAGCAAAACGGGCGTTATTACCATCTCCTGGAAGCCGGACGAGCTGAGCACACAGGACGAGTACCGCATTAGCTATCACGAGCTGGAAACGAATAATGGCGATTCGAGCACGATGAGCACCAATCAAACCTTGTTTGCGCTGGAAACGCTACTTCCGGGGCGGAACTATTCCGTCACCGTGCAGGCACTGTCGCGTAAGATGGAATCCAACGAAACGGTGATCTTCGTTGTCACGCGACCCTCGTCACCCATCATTGAGGATCTGAAATCTATCCGCGAGGGGTTGAACATTAGCTGGAAGAGTGATGTGAACTCGAAGCAGGACAAATACGAGGTAACCTACACACGGAACGATACCAACGATGGGAAGACGGTACTGACGACGGAGAGTCGGCTGGTATTTACGAATCTCTATCCCGGCGCCGGTTATGAGGTGAAGGTATTTGCTGTGAGTCATGGACTGCGCAGTGAACCACATTCCTACTTCCAGGCTGTTT ATCCAAACCCACCGAGAAATATGACGATCGAGAAGGTAACGAGCAATTCGGTGCTCGTACATTGGAAACCACCGGAGCGTTCGGAATTCACCGAATACTCAATACGGTACCGAACGGAAAGTGAGAAGCAATGGATTCGGTTACCATCTGTGAAAGCTACCGAGGCGGACGTTACTGATATGACGCCGGGTGAAAAGTACACCATACAGGTGAATACCGTAAGCTACGGTGTGGAAAGTCCCAATCCGCAGCAGGTTAATCAAACGGTACGACCGAACCCGGTGTCCAATATTGCTCCGCTGGTAGACTCCAACAATATTACACTGGAGTTCCCACGACCGGAGGGCCGCGTTGAAACGTACATCATACATTGGTGGCCAACGGAACAACCGGAGCAAGTGTCGATGAAGAATTTCACCGAAACTAGCACAA TATTACCATATCCTGGAACACTGAGTGACGATGAAAAGGTGGTGGAGGAACCTCCTCTTGTACGACTTCTGATTGGAGATTTGATGTCCGGGGTGATGTACAACTTTAAAATCCAAACCATATCGTACGGTTTGACGAGCGATCTTACTAAGCTGCAGACGCGAACGATGCCACTGATCCAATCGGAAGTGGTGATCGTAAACAATATGCACACCCGTGACACGGTTACACTTAGCTACACGCCCACACCGCAGCAATCGTCAAAGTTTGATCTGTATCGATTCTCGCTGGGAGATCCCAGCATTCCAGATAAGGAAAAGTTAGCGAACGACACGGACCGGAAGGTAACGTTCACCGGACTCACTCCAGGTCGGCTGTATAACATCACTGTCTGGACCGTGAGTGGAAAGGTGTCGAGTCAACCGATCCAGCGACAGGATCGTATGTTCCCCGATCCGATTACTATGCTAGAGGCAACTAGCATCAATGATACCTGGATTGCGCTGAAATGGGACATTCCGAAAGGAGAGTACACATCGTTCGAGGTTCAGTATCTGATGAACGATTCGCACTACGTGCAGAACTACACGGTTAACAATCACATTACCATTACCGATCTAAAACCGCACCGTAACTATACCATTACGGTGGTAGTCCGTTCCGGAACAGAATCGAGTGTGCTACGGGTTAGTCTGCCGATTTCGGCGAACTTCCAAACCAAGGAAGCACTACCGGGCAGGATGGATAAGTTTGCTCCGGTTGACATTCAACCGAGTGAAATTACCTTCGAGTGGTCATTGCCACCTAACGAACAAAATGGCATAATACGCCAGTTTACCATCACGTACGGGTTGGATGGTTCGCAGCACACGCAGGTTAAGGACTTCCGACCGAATGAGCTGCGCGGTTCGATCAAAGGACTGCAGCCCGGCAAATCGTACGTGTTCCGCATCCAGGCCAAAACGGCTATTGGCTATGGGCCGGAACACATCTGGAAGCAGAAGATGCCAATTCTAGCACCACCGAAACCCGAAACGCAAGTGGTTCCGACGGAAGTCGGCAGTAGCGCTACAACGATTGAAATACGCTTCCGCAAGCATTATTTCAGCGATCAGAATGGAGTCGTGACCACGTACACGATAATAATTGCCGAAGATGATTCGAAGAATGCATCCGGGTTGGAGATGCCTAGCTGGCGCGATGTGCAATCGTACAGTGTGTGGCCACCGTATCAGGTTATCGAACCGTACTATCCGTTCAAGAACAGCTCGGTGGAAGATTTCACTATCGGCACGGAGAACTGTGATGCGAAGAAGACGGGTTACTGCAATGGTCCGCTGAAATCAGGCACCACGTACAAGGTGAAGGTGCGAGCATTCACTGCACCGGATAAGTTCACCGATACGGCTTACAGTTATCCCATCCGTACAG CTCTTCTTTCGGTGGATG CTCAGGACAATACGTCGCTCATCGTCTCCATCACAGTGCCATTATTGATCATTGCAATGCTGGTTGTCTTGGTACTGTTCCTCCGTCGACGACGACACACCGGTCGAAAAACCACCGAACAACGGACCAATGACAATATGTCCCTTCCGGACAGTACCATCGAAACGAGTCGTCCAGTGTTGGTAAAGAATTTTGCCGAACACTATCGCATGATGTCAGCTGATTCCGATTTTAG ATTTAGTGAAGAGTTTGAAGAACTTAAACATGTCGGCCGCGACCAACCATGCACATTCGCGGATCTACCGTGCAATAGGCCTAAGAATCGATTTACCAACATTTTACCATATGACCATTCCCGATTTAAACTACAACCCGTAGACGATGAGGAAGGCTCGGACTATATCAACGCTAACTATGTGCCG GGTCATAACTCTCCGAGAGAATTTATTGTGACGCAAGGTCCGTTACATTCGACGCGGGACGATTTCTGGCGAATGTGCTGGGAAAGCAATTCGCGTGCAATTGTGATGCTGACGCGCACCTTTGAGAAAGGTCGCGAGAAGTGCGATCACTACTGGCCGCACGATACCGTACCAGTATATTACGGTGATATTAAAGTGACACTACTTAACGATAGCCATTACCCTGATTGGGTCATCACCGAGTTTATGATGACAAGA GGTGAGCAACAGCGTATCATACGCCATTTCCACTTCACGACGTGGCCCGACTTTGGTGTGCCAAATCCTCCTCAAACGCTCGCACGATTCGTGCGAGCCTTCCGCGAACGTGTTGGGCCCGACCAGCGACCGATCGTGGTGCACTGTAGTGCCGGTGTCGGTCGATCGGGCACCTTCATCACACTGGACAGAATATTGCAGCAAATACAGGTGTCCGATTACGTTGACATCTTTGGCATCGTCTGGGCAATGCGAAAAG AACGTGTCTGGATGGTACAAACGGAGCAGCAATATATATGTATTCATCAGTGTTTGCTGGTCGTGCTCGAGGGTAAGGAGGGCACGGAGCGTGAAATTCACGACAATCAGGGCTACGAAG aaacaacagatgAAAGTATATTAAACCAAACGATTTACGGTCACCTAAGCGATTCGCAAGTCCGGTTAACCAGTGTTTGA